A stretch of the Papaver somniferum cultivar HN1 chromosome 6, ASM357369v1, whole genome shotgun sequence genome encodes the following:
- the LOC113290025 gene encoding exocyst complex component EXO84C-like isoform X4 — translation MESSEEEDDFPTHEWITPQSKINSIYQSNAEKGIRKLCCELLDLKDAVENLCGNMHTKYQAFLRISEEVGEMEHELIELQKHVSAQGILVQDLMTGVCRELEEWNQDNSESLQAEEDSQGNEHQDLLVNEVDYHKMTFLENVDVLLAEHRVDEALDALEAEERNSPELNGSGDASSTYKSAFIKRKVMLEDQLIEIAEQPSLGVKELKSALCGLLKLGKGSSAHQLLLKAYGSRLNKSVEGFLPSCSIYPETFSVTLSKLVFSTILLTAKESGLLFGDNPVYTNKIVRWAECELESFVKLVKEHSPPSEMVSALRAVSICVQASLSHCSLLESKDLKLSKLLMVLLHPYVEEVLELNFRRARRMVLDITENDKTFSLSPRFVSPLSSVAVSSSDSELLDSGMKFMYIVNDIVEQLTPAAIDQYGGNILNRISQLFDKYVDALMKSLPSPSEDDNLIEHKEVLTFRAETDAQQLALLGTAFTVADELLPMAVSKIWTGKSEGKDPGSGSSENIVSTSSSSIDFKEWRRHLQHSLDKLRDHFCLQYVLNFIYAREDRIRLDARIYVKMQGEDLWETYPLPSLPFQSLFSKFQQLATVAGDVLLGKEKIQKILLSRLTETVVMWLSDEQEFWDVFKDETHPLQPLGLQQLILDMHFIVEIAVFGGYPSRHVHQIASAIIARAIKAFSDRGIDPQSELPPDEWFVNTAKTALNKLILGTSSASEVSDIDEHIIIHDEILSDSDDTASCPSSIASSSDSFASANMGESESPTFLSDSES, via the exons ATGGAGAGcagcgaagaagaagatgatttccCAACACACGAATGGATCACTCCACAGTCCAAGATTAACTCCATTTATCAATCCAATGCTGAAAAG GGAATTAGGAAACTATGTTGTGAGCTTTTGGACCTGAAGGATGCAGTTGAGAACTTATGTGGAAATATGCACACCAAGTATCAGGCCTTCCTCAG GATATCAGAAGAGGTTGGTGAAATGGAGCATGAATTGATTGAGCTGCAAAAGCATGTATCTGCGCAAGGGATTCTTGTGCAGGATTTGATGACCGGTGTTTGTCGTGAATTAGAAGAATGGAACCAGGATAACAGCGAGAGCCTTCAAGCTGAGGAAGATTCGCAGGGCAATGAGCACCAGGATCTCTTGGTCAATGAagtggattatcataagatgacATTTTTGGAGAATGTCGATGTCCTCTTGGCTGAGCATAGAGTGGATGAAGCTTTAGATGCTTTGGAGGCAGAAGAAAGAAACTCCCCTGAGCTGAATGGCTCAGGAGATGCTTCTTCCACTTATAAGTCTGCATTCATCAAGAGAAAGGTGATGCTTGAGGATCAGCTTATTGAGATTGCAGAACAGCCATCTTTGGGCGTCAAAGAACTTAAGTCAGCTTTGTGTGGTTTACTGAAACTTGGAAAAGGATCTTCGGCACATCAGTTGCTTCTAAAAGCATATGGGTCCCGCCTCAACAAGAGCGTTGAGGGGTTTCTTCCTTCATGTTCAATTTATCCTGAAACATTCTCAGTTACTCTCTCCAAACTCGTTTTTTCTACAATCTTACTGACTGCAAAGGAATCTGGTTTGCTTTTTGGTGACAATCCTGTGTATACCAACAAGATTGTGCGGTGGGCAGAATGCGAACTTGAATCTTTCGTTAAACTAGTGAAGGAGCACTCACCCCCATCCGAGATGGTTTCTGCTTTACGGGCTGTGAGCATTTGTGTTCAGGCTAGTCTTAGTCACTGCTCTTTATTGGAATCTAAAGACCTTAAGCTTTCTAAGTTGCTGATGGTGCTTTTACATCCATACGTCGAAGAAGTCCTTGAATTGAATTTCCGTAGAGCAAGAAGAATGGTTCTTGATATCACGGAAAATGATAAGACATTTTCTTTATCACCTCGATTTGTGTCTCCCCTATCTTCTGTTGCAGTATCCTCATCAGACTCTGAGCTTCTTGATAGTGGAATGAAATTCATGTACATTGTCAAT GATATTGTGGAACAGCTAACACCGGCGGCCATTGATCAGTATGGTGGAAACATTTTAAACAGAATATCTCAGCTCTTTGATAAATATGTTGATGCTTTGATGAAATCCTTACCTAGTCCGTCTGAAGATGATAATCTCATTGAGCATAAAGAAGTATTAACCTTCAGGGCTGAAACTGATGCCCAACAGCTTGCACTTCTGGGAACTGCGTTTACTGTAGCTGATGAATTATTACCAATGGCTGTTTCGAAGATTTGGACTGGGAAGAGTGAGGGGAAGGATCCAGGAAGTGGTTCGAGTGAAAACATCGTGTCTACCTCGAGTAGTTCCATAGACTTTAAGGAGTGGAGGCGCCATCTTCAACACTCACTAGATAAGCTCAGAGATCATTTTTGTCTGCAATATGTTTTGAATTTCATTTATGCTAGGGAAGACAGAATCCGGTTAGATGCTCGAATTTATGTAAAGATGCAAGGAGAAGATCTTTGGGAGACCTACCCACTGCCATCTCTGCCATTTCAG TCGTTATTTTCGAAGTTTCAGCAATTGGCAACTGTTGCTGGTGATGTGCTACTCGGAAAAGAGAAAATACAAAAGATTTTGCTTTCTAGGCTGACAGAAACAGTTGTAATGTGGTTATCTGATGAACAAGAGTTCTGGGATGTCTTCAAGGATGAAACCCACCCTCTTCAGCCACTAGGATTGCAGCAG TTAATTCTTGATATGCACTTCATCGTTGAAATTGCTGTATTCGGGGGCTACCCATCTCGACACGTGCATCAGATCGCATCGGCCATAATTGCTAGAGCAATCAAAGCCTTCTCAGACAGAGGGATTGACCCACAAAG TGAGCTTCCTCCGGATGAATGGTTTGTTAATACCGCGAAAACAGCGCTGAACAAGCTTATCTTGGGAACATCATCCGCATCTGAGGTATCTGATATAGATGAACACATCATTATACACGATGAGATTCTTTCTGATTCCGATGACACTGCTTCTTGCCCCTCATCCATAGCATCCTCTTCCGATTCATTTGCTTCGGCAAATATGGGTGAGAGTGAAAGTCCGACGTTTTTGTCAGATTCTGAGAGTTGA
- the LOC113290025 gene encoding exocyst complex component EXO84C-like isoform X1 — MESSEEEDDFPTHEWITPQSKINSIYQSNAEKGIRKLCCELLDLKDAVENLCGNMHTKYQAFLRLPVCISGYFSCLRSLTEYVYQVTLISEEVGEMEHELIELQKHVSAQGILVQDLMTGVCRELEEWNQDNSESLQAEEDSQGNEHQDLLVNEVDYHKMTFLENVDVLLAEHRVDEALDALEAEERNSPELNGSGDASSTYKSAFIKRKVMLEDQLIEIAEQPSLGVKELKSALCGLLKLGKGSSAHQLLLKAYGSRLNKSVEGFLPSCSIYPETFSVTLSKLVFSTILLTAKESGLLFGDNPVYTNKIVRWAECELESFVKLVKEHSPPSEMVSALRAVSICVQASLSHCSLLESKDLKLSKLLMVLLHPYVEEVLELNFRRARRMVLDITENDKTFSLSPRFVSPLSSVAVSSSDSELLDSGMKFMYIVNDIVEQLTPAAIDQYGGNILNRISQLFDKYVDALMKSLPSPSEDDNLIEHKEVLTFRAETDAQQLALLGTAFTVADELLPMAVSKIWTGKSEGKDPGSGSSENIVSTSSSSIDFKEWRRHLQHSLDKLRDHFCLQYVLNFIYAREDRIRLDARIYVKMQGEDLWETYPLPSLPFQSLFSKFQQLATVAGDVLLGKEKIQKILLSRLTETVVMWLSDEQEFWDVFKDETHPLQPLGLQQLILDMHFIVEIAVFGGYPSRHVHQIASAIIARAIKAFSDRGIDPQSSELPPDEWFVNTAKTALNKLILGTSSASEVSDIDEHIIIHDEILSDSDDTASCPSSIASSSDSFASANMGESESPTFLSDSES; from the exons ATGGAGAGcagcgaagaagaagatgatttccCAACACACGAATGGATCACTCCACAGTCCAAGATTAACTCCATTTATCAATCCAATGCTGAAAAG GGAATTAGGAAACTATGTTGTGAGCTTTTGGACCTGAAGGATGCAGTTGAGAACTTATGTGGAAATATGCACACCAAGTATCAGGCCTTCCTCAG GCTCCCCGTTTGCATATCTGGCTATTTTTCCTGTCTACGGAGCTTAACTGAATATGTGTACCAAGTAACTTT GATATCAGAAGAGGTTGGTGAAATGGAGCATGAATTGATTGAGCTGCAAAAGCATGTATCTGCGCAAGGGATTCTTGTGCAGGATTTGATGACCGGTGTTTGTCGTGAATTAGAAGAATGGAACCAGGATAACAGCGAGAGCCTTCAAGCTGAGGAAGATTCGCAGGGCAATGAGCACCAGGATCTCTTGGTCAATGAagtggattatcataagatgacATTTTTGGAGAATGTCGATGTCCTCTTGGCTGAGCATAGAGTGGATGAAGCTTTAGATGCTTTGGAGGCAGAAGAAAGAAACTCCCCTGAGCTGAATGGCTCAGGAGATGCTTCTTCCACTTATAAGTCTGCATTCATCAAGAGAAAGGTGATGCTTGAGGATCAGCTTATTGAGATTGCAGAACAGCCATCTTTGGGCGTCAAAGAACTTAAGTCAGCTTTGTGTGGTTTACTGAAACTTGGAAAAGGATCTTCGGCACATCAGTTGCTTCTAAAAGCATATGGGTCCCGCCTCAACAAGAGCGTTGAGGGGTTTCTTCCTTCATGTTCAATTTATCCTGAAACATTCTCAGTTACTCTCTCCAAACTCGTTTTTTCTACAATCTTACTGACTGCAAAGGAATCTGGTTTGCTTTTTGGTGACAATCCTGTGTATACCAACAAGATTGTGCGGTGGGCAGAATGCGAACTTGAATCTTTCGTTAAACTAGTGAAGGAGCACTCACCCCCATCCGAGATGGTTTCTGCTTTACGGGCTGTGAGCATTTGTGTTCAGGCTAGTCTTAGTCACTGCTCTTTATTGGAATCTAAAGACCTTAAGCTTTCTAAGTTGCTGATGGTGCTTTTACATCCATACGTCGAAGAAGTCCTTGAATTGAATTTCCGTAGAGCAAGAAGAATGGTTCTTGATATCACGGAAAATGATAAGACATTTTCTTTATCACCTCGATTTGTGTCTCCCCTATCTTCTGTTGCAGTATCCTCATCAGACTCTGAGCTTCTTGATAGTGGAATGAAATTCATGTACATTGTCAAT GATATTGTGGAACAGCTAACACCGGCGGCCATTGATCAGTATGGTGGAAACATTTTAAACAGAATATCTCAGCTCTTTGATAAATATGTTGATGCTTTGATGAAATCCTTACCTAGTCCGTCTGAAGATGATAATCTCATTGAGCATAAAGAAGTATTAACCTTCAGGGCTGAAACTGATGCCCAACAGCTTGCACTTCTGGGAACTGCGTTTACTGTAGCTGATGAATTATTACCAATGGCTGTTTCGAAGATTTGGACTGGGAAGAGTGAGGGGAAGGATCCAGGAAGTGGTTCGAGTGAAAACATCGTGTCTACCTCGAGTAGTTCCATAGACTTTAAGGAGTGGAGGCGCCATCTTCAACACTCACTAGATAAGCTCAGAGATCATTTTTGTCTGCAATATGTTTTGAATTTCATTTATGCTAGGGAAGACAGAATCCGGTTAGATGCTCGAATTTATGTAAAGATGCAAGGAGAAGATCTTTGGGAGACCTACCCACTGCCATCTCTGCCATTTCAG TCGTTATTTTCGAAGTTTCAGCAATTGGCAACTGTTGCTGGTGATGTGCTACTCGGAAAAGAGAAAATACAAAAGATTTTGCTTTCTAGGCTGACAGAAACAGTTGTAATGTGGTTATCTGATGAACAAGAGTTCTGGGATGTCTTCAAGGATGAAACCCACCCTCTTCAGCCACTAGGATTGCAGCAG TTAATTCTTGATATGCACTTCATCGTTGAAATTGCTGTATTCGGGGGCTACCCATCTCGACACGTGCATCAGATCGCATCGGCCATAATTGCTAGAGCAATCAAAGCCTTCTCAGACAGAGGGATTGACCCACAAAG CAGTGAGCTTCCTCCGGATGAATGGTTTGTTAATACCGCGAAAACAGCGCTGAACAAGCTTATCTTGGGAACATCATCCGCATCTGAGGTATCTGATATAGATGAACACATCATTATACACGATGAGATTCTTTCTGATTCCGATGACACTGCTTCTTGCCCCTCATCCATAGCATCCTCTTCCGATTCATTTGCTTCGGCAAATATGGGTGAGAGTGAAAGTCCGACGTTTTTGTCAGATTCTGAGAGTTGA
- the LOC113290025 gene encoding exocyst complex component EXO84C-like isoform X2: MESSEEEDDFPTHEWITPQSKINSIYQSNAEKGIRKLCCELLDLKDAVENLCGNMHTKYQAFLRLPVCISGYFSCLRSLTEYVYQVTLISEEVGEMEHELIELQKHVSAQGILVQDLMTGVCRELEEWNQDNSESLQAEEDSQGNEHQDLLVNEVDYHKMTFLENVDVLLAEHRVDEALDALEAEERNSPELNGSGDASSTYKSAFIKRKVMLEDQLIEIAEQPSLGVKELKSALCGLLKLGKGSSAHQLLLKAYGSRLNKSVEGFLPSCSIYPETFSVTLSKLVFSTILLTAKESGLLFGDNPVYTNKIVRWAECELESFVKLVKEHSPPSEMVSALRAVSICVQASLSHCSLLESKDLKLSKLLMVLLHPYVEEVLELNFRRARRMVLDITENDKTFSLSPRFVSPLSSVAVSSSDSELLDSGMKFMYIVNDIVEQLTPAAIDQYGGNILNRISQLFDKYVDALMKSLPSPSEDDNLIEHKEVLTFRAETDAQQLALLGTAFTVADELLPMAVSKIWTGKSEGKDPGSGSSENIVSTSSSSIDFKEWRRHLQHSLDKLRDHFCLQYVLNFIYAREDRIRLDARIYVKMQGEDLWETYPLPSLPFQSLFSKFQQLATVAGDVLLGKEKIQKILLSRLTETVVMWLSDEQEFWDVFKDETHPLQPLGLQQLILDMHFIVEIAVFGGYPSRHVHQIASAIIARAIKAFSDRGIDPQSELPPDEWFVNTAKTALNKLILGTSSASEVSDIDEHIIIHDEILSDSDDTASCPSSIASSSDSFASANMGESESPTFLSDSES; the protein is encoded by the exons ATGGAGAGcagcgaagaagaagatgatttccCAACACACGAATGGATCACTCCACAGTCCAAGATTAACTCCATTTATCAATCCAATGCTGAAAAG GGAATTAGGAAACTATGTTGTGAGCTTTTGGACCTGAAGGATGCAGTTGAGAACTTATGTGGAAATATGCACACCAAGTATCAGGCCTTCCTCAG GCTCCCCGTTTGCATATCTGGCTATTTTTCCTGTCTACGGAGCTTAACTGAATATGTGTACCAAGTAACTTT GATATCAGAAGAGGTTGGTGAAATGGAGCATGAATTGATTGAGCTGCAAAAGCATGTATCTGCGCAAGGGATTCTTGTGCAGGATTTGATGACCGGTGTTTGTCGTGAATTAGAAGAATGGAACCAGGATAACAGCGAGAGCCTTCAAGCTGAGGAAGATTCGCAGGGCAATGAGCACCAGGATCTCTTGGTCAATGAagtggattatcataagatgacATTTTTGGAGAATGTCGATGTCCTCTTGGCTGAGCATAGAGTGGATGAAGCTTTAGATGCTTTGGAGGCAGAAGAAAGAAACTCCCCTGAGCTGAATGGCTCAGGAGATGCTTCTTCCACTTATAAGTCTGCATTCATCAAGAGAAAGGTGATGCTTGAGGATCAGCTTATTGAGATTGCAGAACAGCCATCTTTGGGCGTCAAAGAACTTAAGTCAGCTTTGTGTGGTTTACTGAAACTTGGAAAAGGATCTTCGGCACATCAGTTGCTTCTAAAAGCATATGGGTCCCGCCTCAACAAGAGCGTTGAGGGGTTTCTTCCTTCATGTTCAATTTATCCTGAAACATTCTCAGTTACTCTCTCCAAACTCGTTTTTTCTACAATCTTACTGACTGCAAAGGAATCTGGTTTGCTTTTTGGTGACAATCCTGTGTATACCAACAAGATTGTGCGGTGGGCAGAATGCGAACTTGAATCTTTCGTTAAACTAGTGAAGGAGCACTCACCCCCATCCGAGATGGTTTCTGCTTTACGGGCTGTGAGCATTTGTGTTCAGGCTAGTCTTAGTCACTGCTCTTTATTGGAATCTAAAGACCTTAAGCTTTCTAAGTTGCTGATGGTGCTTTTACATCCATACGTCGAAGAAGTCCTTGAATTGAATTTCCGTAGAGCAAGAAGAATGGTTCTTGATATCACGGAAAATGATAAGACATTTTCTTTATCACCTCGATTTGTGTCTCCCCTATCTTCTGTTGCAGTATCCTCATCAGACTCTGAGCTTCTTGATAGTGGAATGAAATTCATGTACATTGTCAAT GATATTGTGGAACAGCTAACACCGGCGGCCATTGATCAGTATGGTGGAAACATTTTAAACAGAATATCTCAGCTCTTTGATAAATATGTTGATGCTTTGATGAAATCCTTACCTAGTCCGTCTGAAGATGATAATCTCATTGAGCATAAAGAAGTATTAACCTTCAGGGCTGAAACTGATGCCCAACAGCTTGCACTTCTGGGAACTGCGTTTACTGTAGCTGATGAATTATTACCAATGGCTGTTTCGAAGATTTGGACTGGGAAGAGTGAGGGGAAGGATCCAGGAAGTGGTTCGAGTGAAAACATCGTGTCTACCTCGAGTAGTTCCATAGACTTTAAGGAGTGGAGGCGCCATCTTCAACACTCACTAGATAAGCTCAGAGATCATTTTTGTCTGCAATATGTTTTGAATTTCATTTATGCTAGGGAAGACAGAATCCGGTTAGATGCTCGAATTTATGTAAAGATGCAAGGAGAAGATCTTTGGGAGACCTACCCACTGCCATCTCTGCCATTTCAG TCGTTATTTTCGAAGTTTCAGCAATTGGCAACTGTTGCTGGTGATGTGCTACTCGGAAAAGAGAAAATACAAAAGATTTTGCTTTCTAGGCTGACAGAAACAGTTGTAATGTGGTTATCTGATGAACAAGAGTTCTGGGATGTCTTCAAGGATGAAACCCACCCTCTTCAGCCACTAGGATTGCAGCAG TTAATTCTTGATATGCACTTCATCGTTGAAATTGCTGTATTCGGGGGCTACCCATCTCGACACGTGCATCAGATCGCATCGGCCATAATTGCTAGAGCAATCAAAGCCTTCTCAGACAGAGGGATTGACCCACAAAG TGAGCTTCCTCCGGATGAATGGTTTGTTAATACCGCGAAAACAGCGCTGAACAAGCTTATCTTGGGAACATCATCCGCATCTGAGGTATCTGATATAGATGAACACATCATTATACACGATGAGATTCTTTCTGATTCCGATGACACTGCTTCTTGCCCCTCATCCATAGCATCCTCTTCCGATTCATTTGCTTCGGCAAATATGGGTGAGAGTGAAAGTCCGACGTTTTTGTCAGATTCTGAGAGTTGA
- the LOC113290025 gene encoding exocyst complex component EXO84C-like isoform X3: MESSEEEDDFPTHEWITPQSKINSIYQSNAEKGIRKLCCELLDLKDAVENLCGNMHTKYQAFLRISEEVGEMEHELIELQKHVSAQGILVQDLMTGVCRELEEWNQDNSESLQAEEDSQGNEHQDLLVNEVDYHKMTFLENVDVLLAEHRVDEALDALEAEERNSPELNGSGDASSTYKSAFIKRKVMLEDQLIEIAEQPSLGVKELKSALCGLLKLGKGSSAHQLLLKAYGSRLNKSVEGFLPSCSIYPETFSVTLSKLVFSTILLTAKESGLLFGDNPVYTNKIVRWAECELESFVKLVKEHSPPSEMVSALRAVSICVQASLSHCSLLESKDLKLSKLLMVLLHPYVEEVLELNFRRARRMVLDITENDKTFSLSPRFVSPLSSVAVSSSDSELLDSGMKFMYIVNDIVEQLTPAAIDQYGGNILNRISQLFDKYVDALMKSLPSPSEDDNLIEHKEVLTFRAETDAQQLALLGTAFTVADELLPMAVSKIWTGKSEGKDPGSGSSENIVSTSSSSIDFKEWRRHLQHSLDKLRDHFCLQYVLNFIYAREDRIRLDARIYVKMQGEDLWETYPLPSLPFQSLFSKFQQLATVAGDVLLGKEKIQKILLSRLTETVVMWLSDEQEFWDVFKDETHPLQPLGLQQLILDMHFIVEIAVFGGYPSRHVHQIASAIIARAIKAFSDRGIDPQSSELPPDEWFVNTAKTALNKLILGTSSASEVSDIDEHIIIHDEILSDSDDTASCPSSIASSSDSFASANMGESESPTFLSDSES, encoded by the exons ATGGAGAGcagcgaagaagaagatgatttccCAACACACGAATGGATCACTCCACAGTCCAAGATTAACTCCATTTATCAATCCAATGCTGAAAAG GGAATTAGGAAACTATGTTGTGAGCTTTTGGACCTGAAGGATGCAGTTGAGAACTTATGTGGAAATATGCACACCAAGTATCAGGCCTTCCTCAG GATATCAGAAGAGGTTGGTGAAATGGAGCATGAATTGATTGAGCTGCAAAAGCATGTATCTGCGCAAGGGATTCTTGTGCAGGATTTGATGACCGGTGTTTGTCGTGAATTAGAAGAATGGAACCAGGATAACAGCGAGAGCCTTCAAGCTGAGGAAGATTCGCAGGGCAATGAGCACCAGGATCTCTTGGTCAATGAagtggattatcataagatgacATTTTTGGAGAATGTCGATGTCCTCTTGGCTGAGCATAGAGTGGATGAAGCTTTAGATGCTTTGGAGGCAGAAGAAAGAAACTCCCCTGAGCTGAATGGCTCAGGAGATGCTTCTTCCACTTATAAGTCTGCATTCATCAAGAGAAAGGTGATGCTTGAGGATCAGCTTATTGAGATTGCAGAACAGCCATCTTTGGGCGTCAAAGAACTTAAGTCAGCTTTGTGTGGTTTACTGAAACTTGGAAAAGGATCTTCGGCACATCAGTTGCTTCTAAAAGCATATGGGTCCCGCCTCAACAAGAGCGTTGAGGGGTTTCTTCCTTCATGTTCAATTTATCCTGAAACATTCTCAGTTACTCTCTCCAAACTCGTTTTTTCTACAATCTTACTGACTGCAAAGGAATCTGGTTTGCTTTTTGGTGACAATCCTGTGTATACCAACAAGATTGTGCGGTGGGCAGAATGCGAACTTGAATCTTTCGTTAAACTAGTGAAGGAGCACTCACCCCCATCCGAGATGGTTTCTGCTTTACGGGCTGTGAGCATTTGTGTTCAGGCTAGTCTTAGTCACTGCTCTTTATTGGAATCTAAAGACCTTAAGCTTTCTAAGTTGCTGATGGTGCTTTTACATCCATACGTCGAAGAAGTCCTTGAATTGAATTTCCGTAGAGCAAGAAGAATGGTTCTTGATATCACGGAAAATGATAAGACATTTTCTTTATCACCTCGATTTGTGTCTCCCCTATCTTCTGTTGCAGTATCCTCATCAGACTCTGAGCTTCTTGATAGTGGAATGAAATTCATGTACATTGTCAAT GATATTGTGGAACAGCTAACACCGGCGGCCATTGATCAGTATGGTGGAAACATTTTAAACAGAATATCTCAGCTCTTTGATAAATATGTTGATGCTTTGATGAAATCCTTACCTAGTCCGTCTGAAGATGATAATCTCATTGAGCATAAAGAAGTATTAACCTTCAGGGCTGAAACTGATGCCCAACAGCTTGCACTTCTGGGAACTGCGTTTACTGTAGCTGATGAATTATTACCAATGGCTGTTTCGAAGATTTGGACTGGGAAGAGTGAGGGGAAGGATCCAGGAAGTGGTTCGAGTGAAAACATCGTGTCTACCTCGAGTAGTTCCATAGACTTTAAGGAGTGGAGGCGCCATCTTCAACACTCACTAGATAAGCTCAGAGATCATTTTTGTCTGCAATATGTTTTGAATTTCATTTATGCTAGGGAAGACAGAATCCGGTTAGATGCTCGAATTTATGTAAAGATGCAAGGAGAAGATCTTTGGGAGACCTACCCACTGCCATCTCTGCCATTTCAG TCGTTATTTTCGAAGTTTCAGCAATTGGCAACTGTTGCTGGTGATGTGCTACTCGGAAAAGAGAAAATACAAAAGATTTTGCTTTCTAGGCTGACAGAAACAGTTGTAATGTGGTTATCTGATGAACAAGAGTTCTGGGATGTCTTCAAGGATGAAACCCACCCTCTTCAGCCACTAGGATTGCAGCAG TTAATTCTTGATATGCACTTCATCGTTGAAATTGCTGTATTCGGGGGCTACCCATCTCGACACGTGCATCAGATCGCATCGGCCATAATTGCTAGAGCAATCAAAGCCTTCTCAGACAGAGGGATTGACCCACAAAG CAGTGAGCTTCCTCCGGATGAATGGTTTGTTAATACCGCGAAAACAGCGCTGAACAAGCTTATCTTGGGAACATCATCCGCATCTGAGGTATCTGATATAGATGAACACATCATTATACACGATGAGATTCTTTCTGATTCCGATGACACTGCTTCTTGCCCCTCATCCATAGCATCCTCTTCCGATTCATTTGCTTCGGCAAATATGGGTGAGAGTGAAAGTCCGACGTTTTTGTCAGATTCTGAGAGTTGA